One Callospermophilus lateralis isolate mCalLat2 chromosome 6, mCalLat2.hap1, whole genome shotgun sequence genomic region harbors:
- the Hmgn3 gene encoding high mobility group nucleosome-binding domain-containing protein 3 isoform X1, with the protein MPKRKSLENTEGKDGSKVTKQEPTRRSARLSAKPAPPKPEPKPRKASAKKEPGTKISRGAKGKKEEKQEAGKEGTTPSENGETKAEEIHISRSTVNVSASRSTPPSTLSVKGQIETVRVKGTVENSACLQ; encoded by the exons TCCCTAGAGAATACAGAGGGCAAAGATGGATCCAAAGTAACCAAACAGGAA CCCACGAGACGGTCTGCCAGATTGTCAGCA AAACCTGCTCCACCAAAACCTGAACCTAAACCAAGAAAAGCATCTGCTAAG AAAGAACCTGGAACAAAGATTAGCAGAGGTGCtaaaggaaagaaggaggaaaaGCAGGAAGCTGGAAAGGAAGGTACTACACCATCTGAAAATGGTGAAACTAAAGCTGAAGAG ATCCACATCTCTCGCTCAACTGTtaatgtctcagcctccagaagtaCCCCACCCAGCACACTGTCAGTAAAGGGGCAGATTGAAACAGTGAGAGTTAAGGGTACAGTAGAAAATTCTGCATGTTTGCAGTGA
- the Hmgn3 gene encoding high mobility group nucleosome-binding domain-containing protein 3 isoform X3: MPKRKSLENTEGKDGSKVTKQEPTRRSARLSAKPAPPKPEPKPRKASAKKEPGTKISRGAKGKKEEKQEAGKEGTTPSENGETKAEEIHISRSTVNVSASRSTPPSTLSVKGQIETVRVKGTEN; the protein is encoded by the exons TCCCTAGAGAATACAGAGGGCAAAGATGGATCCAAAGTAACCAAACAGGAA CCCACGAGACGGTCTGCCAGATTGTCAGCA AAACCTGCTCCACCAAAACCTGAACCTAAACCAAGAAAAGCATCTGCTAAG AAAGAACCTGGAACAAAGATTAGCAGAGGTGCtaaaggaaagaaggaggaaaaGCAGGAAGCTGGAAAGGAAGGTACTACACCATCTGAAAATGGTGAAACTAAAGCTGAAGAG ATCCACATCTCTCGCTCAACTGTtaatgtctcagcctccagaagtaCCCCACCCAGCACACTGTCAGTAAAGGGGCAGATTGAAACAGTGAGAGTTAAGG